The following DNA comes from Sulfurimonas hongkongensis.
AAATGCACAACAAGCTAAGGCACAAAATGCTCCGGCAACACAGCCTAAGCCTCAGCCATCACAGGGTGCACCTAAGATATCACTCAGCAAGCCTGAAAATGGAGGAAAAGTATGAGCGTAGATCAAGAGATAAAGATGCCCTCCACAAATGCCTCTAACGTTATTGGCTTTGGTTTAATGGTTGTTTTTTTACTCCTTGGAGGATTTGGCGGATGGGCAGCTTTTGCGCCACTTGCAGAATCCTCAGTAGCAGTAGGTAAAATTTCTGCAGATTTGGATAAAAAAAACCTCCAGCATTTAGAAGGTGGTGTAATAGAGAACATTTTTGTAAAAGATGGTGATGAAGTAAAAAAAGGTGATATGCTTTTAAAACTTAGAGATGTTCATATAAAGAGTCAGTTAGATATCTATAAAGCGCAGTATGATGATGCTTTGGCACTCTATGCTAGACTTGTAGCACAAAGAGACTCTAAAGATAGCGTAGTCTATCCTGATGAATTAGAAAACGAAAGTATTAAACAAGAGCAAGACAATATCTTCTACACAACCAAAAAGAGCATAGAAGATGAAAAGATCATCTCTCAAAACAGAGTTGTACAACTTGAAAACCAGATAGATGGTTTAGAGTCTTTAATGCGGGCTAAAAAGTCTAGACTAGAATCCATAAAAGAGGAGATTTTGGAGTGGGAAGATCTTTATAGACAAAAGTTAGTTGATAAACTTAAAATCAGAGAGTTAGATAGAGAGCAAAATACTATAGAAGGAGATATCTCTCAAACAGCATCAGAAATTGCAAAACTAAAAGAGGCTATAAATGAGACAAAAAATCAGCAGCTCCTAAGAGAAAAAGAGTTTACAAAGCAGACACTAGGCGAGCTTGTGCAAGCAAAATCAATGCTTTTTGATCTCAAATCAAAAATACTTTCTGTTGAAGATACACTACTTAGAACAAATATAGTAGCACCTATTGATGGTACGGTTGTGGGATTGAACCTGCATACAATTGGTGGCGTAGTCTCGCCGGGCAGGGATATTCTTCAAATTATCCCACAAAACTCAAAACTTATAGTTGTAGCACAGGTGAAGACATCAGATGTTGACAAAGTCAAAGTTGGACTTATGGCAGATATAAGATTTTCAGCTTTTAATGTACAAAAAGCACACGTTGTAGAGGGAAAGGTTGTTCATGTCTCAGCAGATAGTTTTATGGATGAGAAGAGTGGAATGCCTTACTATGAAGCAAAGATTGTGGTAACAAAAAAAGGTGAGATGCAACTTGTAGATTATGGATTTGAGTTGGTATCGGGTATGCCCGCAGAAGTTATGATAAAGACTTCTCAGAGAACAGTGCTTAGTTACTTAGTAAAACCGTTTACAGATATGATCGCGAGGGGATTCAATGAAGAGTAATAAAAATGCCCTTTCATTTTTTCTTAGCATTGTTTTATGTAGCAGTGTTGGTGCTGATGTGTTAAACTTTTCAAGAGCGTATGAACTTGCTCTTGAAAATGCAAACA
Coding sequences within:
- a CDS encoding HlyD family type I secretion periplasmic adaptor subunit, whose protein sequence is MSVDQEIKMPSTNASNVIGFGLMVVFLLLGGFGGWAAFAPLAESSVAVGKISADLDKKNLQHLEGGVIENIFVKDGDEVKKGDMLLKLRDVHIKSQLDIYKAQYDDALALYARLVAQRDSKDSVVYPDELENESIKQEQDNIFYTTKKSIEDEKIISQNRVVQLENQIDGLESLMRAKKSRLESIKEEILEWEDLYRQKLVDKLKIRELDREQNTIEGDISQTASEIAKLKEAINETKNQQLLREKEFTKQTLGELVQAKSMLFDLKSKILSVEDTLLRTNIVAPIDGTVVGLNLHTIGGVVSPGRDILQIIPQNSKLIVVAQVKTSDVDKVKVGLMADIRFSAFNVQKAHVVEGKVVHVSADSFMDEKSGMPYYEAKIVVTKKGEMQLVDYGFELVSGMPAEVMIKTSQRTVLSYLVKPFTDMIARGFNEE